In the genome of Petrotoga olearia DSM 13574, one region contains:
- the gdhA gene encoding NADP-specific glutamate dehydrogenase codes for MSNSIELTQESYVDSIIERVIVKNPGEAEFHQAVREVLESIKPVVELYPEFEENGILERLTEPERQIIFRVPWVDDKGNVRVNRGYRIEFNSALGPYKGGLRFHPTVYPGIMKFLAFEQTFKNALTGRPIGGAKGGSDFDPKGKSDAEVMRFCQSFMTELYRHIGEQTDIPAGDIGVGNREIGYLFGQYKRITNRFEAGTLTGKGIDWGGSLVRIEATGYGLVYFVEEMLKDVGETFEGKRVIISGSGNVAIYTAQKVKELGGKVIAISDSDGVVCDPEGIDLNSVIEIKEKRRGRIVEYLKAHPSAEYNDNSKDIWKIECDIAFPCATQNEIDTEEAKALVNNSVLVVAEGANMPCTPEAIECFQKNNVMFAPAKAANAGGVATSALEMTQNSMWESWSFEDVDKKLREIMKDIYSSIKTTAEEYKKDGDLIFGANVTAFLKVARAMMDQGVV; via the coding sequence GTGAGTAACTCAATTGAATTAACCCAAGAAAGTTATGTTGACAGCATAATTGAAAGGGTAATTGTAAAGAATCCTGGAGAAGCTGAGTTTCACCAGGCGGTTCGTGAGGTACTTGAAAGTATAAAGCCTGTTGTTGAATTGTATCCTGAATTTGAAGAAAACGGGATTTTAGAAAGGTTAACTGAGCCTGAAAGGCAGATTATCTTTCGTGTTCCGTGGGTAGATGACAAAGGGAACGTTCGCGTAAATAGGGGGTACAGAATTGAATTCAACTCGGCATTAGGGCCTTATAAAGGGGGGCTGCGTTTTCATCCAACTGTGTATCCTGGAATCATGAAGTTTCTTGCATTTGAGCAAACTTTCAAAAATGCTTTAACTGGAAGGCCCATTGGTGGAGCAAAAGGTGGTAGCGACTTCGATCCAAAGGGCAAATCAGATGCTGAAGTTATGAGATTTTGTCAAAGCTTTATGACCGAACTATACAGGCACATTGGGGAACAAACAGATATTCCAGCTGGAGATATAGGCGTTGGGAACAGAGAAATTGGGTATCTCTTTGGTCAATACAAAAGAATTACCAACCGTTTTGAAGCTGGTACATTAACTGGAAAAGGAATAGATTGGGGTGGAAGTTTAGTTAGAATAGAGGCAACGGGGTATGGATTGGTTTATTTTGTCGAAGAAATGCTTAAAGATGTTGGTGAAACATTTGAGGGCAAGAGGGTTATAATTTCTGGATCTGGAAACGTGGCTATTTACACGGCTCAAAAAGTTAAAGAACTTGGTGGAAAAGTGATAGCTATTAGTGATTCTGATGGTGTAGTATGCGATCCAGAAGGGATAGATTTAAATTCTGTGATTGAGATAAAAGAAAAAAGAAGAGGAAGAATAGTTGAGTATCTCAAAGCTCATCCTTCTGCTGAGTATAATGACAATAGTAAAGATATTTGGAAAATTGAGTGTGATATTGCCTTTCCATGTGCTACACAAAACGAAATAGATACAGAAGAAGCAAAAGCACTTGTGAATAATAGTGTTTTAGTAGTAGCAGAAGGTGCTAATATGCCGTGCACTCCAGAAGCTATTGAGTGTTTCCAAAAAAATAACGTTATGTTTGCCCCAGCTAAAGCTGCCAACGCTGGTGGTGTTGCTACCTCTGCATTAGAAATGACTCAAAATAGTATGTGGGAGTCTTGGAGTTTTGAAGATGTAGATAAAAAACTACGAGAGATAATGAAGGACATATACAGTAGTATAAAGACGACAGCTGAAGAATACAAGAAAGACGGAGACCTTATTTTTGGGGCTAATGTAACTGCTTTTCTTAAGGTAGCAAGAGCTATGATGGATCAAGGAGTTGTTTAA